A genomic segment from Arcobacter acticola encodes:
- a CDS encoding IS4 family transposase, with translation MELANYIETAMKSILKNPIYEVLSEIKITKILKQSNFVKREVGYPPFQIILHFLYMLVMQKRQSTFIKNSDKAYGKDVYYRFIKEKRYNWRKLLLLSATELLKKIKPLHKNGEYRLLIIDDTVEPKRGKFIEGTCKYIWSNKEHRSINALNIVSLNYADSHSTFQLDFSIKMNDSKRKSTSDFTAKLHHRSNAYQRKREIIKGKNTLALEMLERALDNGIDADYLLVDSWYAKPNFIKEANTLGMPVIARLPNNKLIWNFKGKYKTLNAIYDSLKNIRHKYSGKHGKISYKYFDSVLELGTLGKVKLVFLHTGKDLLVFISTDISISGKEILETYKKRWNIEQGYKDLRLLFGLGKEENRIYEALIGKITLSMFTYNIVSYINRIKHEPQTLR, from the coding sequence ATGGAACTTGCAAATTATATAGAAACTGCTATGAAGAGCATATTAAAAAATCCAATTTACGAAGTGTTATCAGAAATAAAAATCACAAAAATACTGAAACAAAGTAATTTTGTTAAGAGAGAAGTTGGATATCCACCATTTCAAATAATTTTACACTTTCTTTATATGCTTGTTATGCAAAAAAGACAATCAACTTTTATAAAAAATAGTGATAAGGCTTATGGTAAAGATGTATATTATAGATTTATCAAAGAGAAACGTTATAACTGGCGTAAACTTTTATTGTTAAGTGCTACAGAACTTTTAAAAAAGATAAAGCCATTGCATAAAAATGGTGAGTATCGCTTACTAATTATCGATGATACAGTAGAACCAAAAAGAGGTAAATTTATTGAAGGTACTTGTAAATATATCTGGAGTAATAAAGAGCATAGAAGTATTAATGCACTAAATATCGTGTCTCTAAATTATGCAGATTCACACTCAACATTTCAATTAGATTTTTCTATAAAGATGAATGATAGTAAAAGAAAATCTACATCAGATTTCACAGCAAAATTGCATCATAGAAGTAACGCATATCAACGTAAGCGTGAAATTATTAAAGGTAAGAATACTCTAGCTCTTGAGATGTTAGAAAGAGCATTAGATAATGGAATTGATGCTGATTATCTACTTGTTGATAGCTGGTACGCTAAACCAAATTTTATAAAAGAAGCAAATACTTTAGGAATGCCTGTAATTGCAAGACTTCCAAATAATAAGCTCATTTGGAACTTCAAAGGTAAATATAAAACTCTAAATGCAATATATGATAGTTTAAAAAATATTCGTCACAAATATAGCGGTAAACATGGAAAGATATCTTATAAATATTTCGATTCAGTTTTAGAACTTGGTACCCTTGGTAAAGTTAAATTAGTATTTTTACACACTGGAAAAGATTTATTAGTTTTTATATCAACAGATATAAGTATTTCAGGTAAAGAGATTTTAGAAACTTATAAAAAGAGATGGAATATTGAGCAAGGTTATAAAGATCTAAGACTCTTGTTTGGCTTAGGAAAAGAAGAAAATCGTATCTATGAAGCACTTATTGGAAAAATCACTCTTTCAATGTTTACCTACAATATTGTAAGCTATATCAATCGCATAAAGCATGAGCCACAAACACTAAGATAA
- a CDS encoding SulP family inorganic anion transporter gives MYQTIKKEWFSNIRGDILSGLVVALALIPEAIAFSIIAGVDPKVGLYASFCIAVVIAFVGGRPGMISAATGAMALVMVTLVKDYGLQYLLAATLLTGVIQIIFAYIGVAKLMSFVARAVVVGFVNALAILIFMAQLPELTNVTWHVYALTIVGLGIIYLFPYVPKIGKILPSPLVTIVVLTIFVYFTGVDVRNVGDMGALPDTLPIFLLPDIPFNFETLQIIFPYSIALAVVGLLESFMTTTIVDELTDTKGDKTKEARGQGIANIASGFLGGMAGCAMIGQSIINVKSGGRGRLSTFIAGFFLLIMVVFLSDIISIIPMAALVAVMIMVSIGTFDWGSIKRLKTLPLSTNIVMLSTVIVTVYTHNLALGVITGVLFASLFFANKISHFMYCNISYNEDKTSKTYQFVGQVFFNSADKFYETINFKEVLDKVIIDISRAHFWDISAVYALDKAVIKLRREGADVEVIGQSEASKTIIDRFGIHDKPEEIEKVMGGH, from the coding sequence ATGTATCAAACCATAAAAAAAGAATGGTTTTCCAATATTCGTGGAGACATTTTATCAGGTTTAGTGGTAGCGCTTGCTCTTATACCTGAAGCAATCGCATTTTCAATTATTGCAGGAGTTGATCCTAAAGTTGGTCTTTATGCATCATTTTGTATAGCTGTTGTTATTGCCTTTGTGGGAGGTCGACCTGGAATGATAAGTGCAGCAACTGGAGCTATGGCTTTGGTTATGGTTACACTTGTAAAAGATTATGGACTTCAGTATTTACTAGCAGCTACCCTTTTAACAGGAGTTATTCAAATAATTTTTGCATATATAGGAGTTGCAAAACTTATGAGTTTTGTAGCAAGGGCTGTTGTAGTAGGATTTGTTAATGCCTTAGCAATTTTGATTTTTATGGCACAATTGCCTGAACTTACAAATGTTACATGGCATGTATATGCTCTTACTATTGTGGGTCTTGGAATCATATATCTATTTCCTTATGTTCCAAAGATTGGGAAGATTCTTCCATCTCCACTTGTAACTATTGTTGTTTTAACAATCTTTGTATATTTTACAGGAGTTGATGTAAGAAATGTTGGTGATATGGGAGCTTTACCTGATACTTTACCAATATTTTTATTGCCTGATATTCCTTTTAATTTTGAAACATTACAAATAATATTTCCATACTCAATTGCTTTAGCAGTTGTTGGTTTATTAGAATCTTTTATGACAACAACTATTGTTGATGAATTAACAGATACAAAAGGTGATAAAACAAAAGAAGCTAGAGGTCAAGGTATTGCAAATATTGCTTCAGGATTTCTAGGAGGAATGGCTGGTTGTGCAATGATTGGACAATCAATCATCAATGTAAAATCAGGAGGAAGGGGACGCCTTTCTACTTTCATTGCTGGATTCTTTCTTTTAATAATGGTTGTATTTTTAAGTGATATTATCTCTATTATTCCAATGGCTGCGTTGGTTGCTGTTATGATTATGGTTTCAATTGGAACATTTGATTGGGGTTCAATAAAAAGATTAAAAACACTTCCTCTTTCAACTAATATTGTAATGCTTTCAACGGTAATAGTTACAGTTTATACTCATAATTTAGCTCTTGGAGTAATAACAGGAGTTTTATTTGCTTCACTGTTTTTTGCAAATAAAATTTCACACTTTATGTATTGTAATATTTCATATAATGAAGATAAAACTTCTAAAACTTATCAATTTGTTGGACAAGTATTTTTTAATAGTGCAGATAAGTTTTATGAAACAATTAATTTTAAAGAAGTTTTAGATAAAGTTATTATCGATATTAGTCGTGCACACTTTTGGGATATTTCAGCTGTTTATGCCCTGGATAAAGCTGTTATTAAATTAAGACGAGAAGGTGCCGATGTGGAAGTTATAGGTCAAAGTGAAGCTAGTAAAACTATTATTGATAGATTTGGAATTCATGATAAACCAGAAGAGATTGAAAAAGTAATGGGAGGACATTAA
- a CDS encoding universal stress protein, protein MSCVLCCVDGKNYSQSACDYAVMISNNMKLPLKILNVIEHSSKSDILDLSGNIKLGEKDDILEKLTNEESIKSKQTIKEGKDLLLALKEKALITAEQDVILMQAHGDILDNILELQDEIFILIIGIKSHDKNKIGENVKDIIRELNKPILLVNSEFITPKKILIAYNGSEESKKILTTAVRNPIFKDVTRDIVNINDDKLFSEKILDEAKKIYAKSEIDIKTSVLSGDAKTEILTYMYENDCDILAMGAFGHSRIKEFIFGSFTSEIIAQSKKPILFYR, encoded by the coding sequence ATGAGTTGTGTATTATGTTGTGTCGATGGGAAAAATTATTCACAAAGTGCTTGTGATTATGCAGTTATGATTTCAAATAATATGAAGCTTCCATTAAAAATTTTAAATGTTATTGAACACTCTTCAAAATCTGATATTTTAGATTTATCAGGTAATATCAAACTTGGTGAAAAAGATGATATTTTAGAAAAATTAACAAATGAAGAATCAATTAAAAGTAAGCAAACAATAAAAGAAGGAAAAGATCTTTTACTTGCATTAAAAGAAAAAGCTTTGATTACAGCCGAACAAGATGTTATTCTTATGCAAGCACATGGAGATATTCTTGATAATATTTTAGAATTACAAGATGAAATATTTATTTTAATAATTGGAATTAAAAGCCATGATAAAAATAAAATAGGTGAAAATGTAAAAGATATAATAAGAGAATTAAATAAACCAATATTACTTGTAAATAGTGAGTTTATAACTCCTAAAAAAATTCTAATTGCTTATAATGGTTCAGAAGAATCTAAAAAGATTTTAACAACTGCTGTAAGAAACCCTATTTTTAAGGATGTGACTAGAGATATCGTAAATATAAATGACGATAAATTATTTTCAGAAAAAATTCTAGATGAAGCAAAAAAAATATATGCAAAAAGTGAAATTGATATAAAAACATCAGTTTTAAGCGGTGATGCTAAAACTGAAATATTAACTTATATGTATGAAAATGATTGCGATATCTTGGCAATGGGAGCATTTGGACATTCAAGAATAAAAGAGTTTATTTTTGGAAGTTTTACAAGTGAAATAATTGCACAATCAAAAAAACCTATTTTGTTTTATAGATAA
- a CDS encoding methyltransferase domain-containing protein: protein MPICPLCNSNSKAFYKEEFYECSKCKGIFRPAEKLLDNEKEKQRYESHTNDSDDLGYQNFVLPITSSVLKEYKKDDLGLDFGCGKDSPIVKVLRQKEYQIFEYDPYFFDDKKLLEEKYDYIACCEVIEHFYNPKKEFELLKKLLKEEGVLYLMTGVYNSNIDFSKWWYKNDLTHVFIFQEETFEWIKKEFAFKDMKIEKNFIRLSR, encoded by the coding sequence ATGCCAATTTGTCCACTTTGTAATAGTAATTCAAAAGCTTTTTACAAAGAAGAATTTTATGAATGTTCAAAGTGTAAAGGAATATTTAGGCCTGCTGAAAAACTTCTTGATAATGAAAAAGAGAAACAACGATATGAAAGTCATACTAATGATTCGGATGATTTAGGTTATCAAAACTTTGTTTTACCAATCACATCAAGTGTTTTAAAAGAGTATAAAAAAGATGATTTAGGACTTGATTTTGGTTGTGGGAAAGACTCTCCTATTGTAAAAGTTCTAAGACAAAAGGAGTATCAAATATTTGAATATGACCCATATTTTTTTGATGATAAAAAACTTTTAGAGGAAAAATATGATTATATAGCTTGTTGTGAAGTAATTGAACATTTTTATAATCCAAAAAAAGAGTTTGAATTACTTAAAAAACTTCTAAAAGAAGAGGGAGTTTTATATTTAATGACTGGAGTTTATAACTCTAATATCGATTTTTCTAAGTGGTGGTATAAAAATGATTTAACCCATGTTTTTATCTTTCAAGAAGAAACCTTTGAGTGGATAAAAAAAGAGTTTGCTTTTAAAGATATGAAGATTGAAAAGAATTTTATTAGATTATCTAGATAA
- a CDS encoding DUF350 domain-containing protein has protein sequence MEIELFIGFISFFLTALALVIVFLYLYAIVTPYDDYKLIFEENNTAAALGFGGAIIGVAIPMYSALTNSISYIDFAIWGGVAIIIQLIFAFIVTRLNGKYSFKTKISEGVIPVGILMAFLSICIGLLNAGSMSY, from the coding sequence ATGGAAATTGAATTATTTATTGGCTTTATTAGCTTCTTCTTAACTGCACTTGCACTTGTAATTGTATTTCTTTATTTATACGCAATTGTTACACCTTATGACGATTATAAATTGATTTTTGAGGAAAATAACACTGCTGCTGCATTAGGTTTTGGTGGAGCTATTATTGGTGTTGCTATTCCTATGTATAGTGCTTTAACTAACTCTATATCATATATTGATTTTGCTATTTGGGGAGGAGTTGCGATTATTATTCAACTAATTTTTGCATTTATTGTAACTAGACTAAATGGTAAATATTCTTTTAAAACAAAGATATCTGAGGGTGTAATTCCTGTTGGAATTTTAATGGCATTTTTATCAATTTGTATTGGACTTTTAAATGCTGGATCAATGAGTTATTAA
- a CDS encoding thioredoxin family protein → MKIEILGTGCSKCKTLEENAKKAIAQIGGFHEVKKVEDIVEIMNYGVMSTPALVVDGKVKSSGKTLTSNEIIELLK, encoded by the coding sequence ATGAAAATAGAGATTTTAGGAACAGGATGTTCAAAATGTAAAACTTTAGAAGAAAACGCAAAAAAAGCAATTGCACAAATTGGTGGTTTTCATGAAGTTAAAAAAGTAGAAGATATAGTTGAAATTATGAATTATGGTGTTATGAGTACACCAGCACTGGTAGTTGATGGAAAAGTAAAAAGTAGTGGAAAAACATTAACTTCAAATGAAATTATAGAGTTACTAAAATAG
- a CDS encoding YnfA family protein, with product MIFEIFIYIAAAFFEILGCYSFWMFFKLQHNSLWLFVGIISLAIFAYLLTKVNLEFAGRAYAIYGGIYIVSSLFWLYFVEKQSFNKWDIIGSAVCILGASIILIGNQK from the coding sequence TTGATATTTGAAATCTTCATATATATAGCAGCAGCTTTTTTTGAAATATTAGGTTGTTATAGTTTTTGGATGTTTTTTAAACTCCAACATAATAGTTTATGGCTTTTTGTTGGAATAATATCACTGGCAATTTTTGCATATTTATTAACAAAAGTTAATTTAGAATTTGCAGGTCGTGCATATGCAATTTATGGTGGAATTTATATAGTTTCCTCACTGTTTTGGTTATATTTCGTAGAAAAACAAAGCTTTAATAAATGGGATATAATAGGTTCAGCAGTTTGTATTTTAGGTGCAAGCATTATTTTAATTGGAAATCAAAAATAG
- a CDS encoding permease — protein MFDWLVNLSAIFVFNILGFEKGTHLGDALEFFIFDTIKIFILLITIIYLVTLLRSYFPIEKARDYISGKNKIVGHFLAAIFGVITPFCSCSAIPLFLGFLQARIPLGVTFSYLISAPLSDAVVIAMLFSLFGWKIALLYVCLGLLIAIIAGLVIGSMNLEKEVLIEVKAINNCCGPNEENKISFNQRLKESWEYTSDIFKKIYLYVIIGVGIGAFIHGYVPTDFISSYAGGSVWYAPIVAVIMGIPMYSNAAGILPLVEVLTQKGMLLGTALSFMMAVVALSLPEAMILKRVLSVKLIGIFFGIVGFAILLTGYLFNMILG, from the coding sequence ATGTTTGATTGGCTTGTAAATTTAAGCGCAATATTTGTATTTAATATTTTAGGATTTGAAAAAGGAACACACTTAGGTGATGCCTTAGAGTTTTTTATATTTGATACAATAAAAATATTTATACTTTTAATTACTATTATTTATTTGGTTACACTATTAAGAAGTTATTTCCCAATAGAAAAAGCAAGGGATTATATAAGTGGTAAGAATAAAATTGTAGGACATTTTCTAGCAGCAATTTTTGGGGTAATAACTCCTTTTTGTTCATGTAGTGCGATACCTTTATTTTTAGGATTTTTACAAGCTAGAATTCCACTTGGAGTTACATTTTCATATTTGATCTCAGCACCTCTTAGTGATGCTGTTGTTATTGCTATGCTGTTTTCACTTTTTGGTTGGAAAATAGCATTATTATATGTTTGTCTAGGACTTTTGATTGCTATAATTGCAGGATTAGTAATAGGTTCTATGAATCTTGAAAAAGAAGTTTTAATTGAAGTTAAAGCAATAAATAATTGTTGTGGCCCCAATGAAGAGAACAAAATTTCATTTAATCAAAGACTAAAAGAATCGTGGGAATATACAAGTGATATATTCAAAAAAATCTATTTATATGTGATAATTGGTGTTGGTATTGGAGCTTTTATTCATGGATATGTTCCAACAGATTTTATTAGCTCATATGCAGGTGGTTCGGTTTGGTATGCTCCTATAGTTGCGGTTATTATGGGAATACCTATGTATTCAAATGCAGCTGGAATTTTACCCCTTGTGGAAGTTTTAACACAAAAAGGTATGTTACTTGGAACGGCACTTTCTTTTATGATGGCAGTTGTTGCATTGAGTTTACCTGAAGCTATGATTTTAAAAAGAGTTTTAAGTGTGAAATTAATAGGAATATTCTTTGGTATTGTTGGATTTGCTATACTTCTAACTGGATATTTATTTAATATGATTTTAGGATAA
- a CDS encoding protein-tyrosine phosphatase family protein → MHNNLHISKLWNVLPNKLYGMPAPEKKDLQNLSDKKIKSIVCLLEDNSNIEDYNTNGFESLWLPVPDDKAPTFEQVEKLVEFVDEQIQKNNPVAIHCQGGKGRTGTLIASYLISKGTSYEEAMEKIELNQANAIKKDFQINFLKELSKKVR, encoded by the coding sequence ATGCATAATAATTTACACATCTCAAAACTTTGGAATGTACTACCTAATAAATTGTATGGTATGCCTGCTCCAGAAAAAAAAGATTTACAAAATCTTTCTGATAAAAAAATTAAATCAATTGTTTGTTTGCTTGAAGATAATAGCAATATAGAAGATTATAATACAAATGGTTTTGAAAGTTTATGGCTTCCAGTTCCAGATGACAAAGCACCTACTTTTGAACAAGTAGAAAAATTAGTAGAGTTTGTTGATGAGCAAATTCAAAAAAATAATCCAGTTGCTATTCATTGCCAAGGTGGGAAAGGAAGAACCGGGACTTTAATAGCTTCTTATTTAATATCAAAAGGTACATCATATGAGGAAGCTATGGAGAAAATCGAACTTAATCAAGCAAATGCTATAAAAAAAGATTTTCAAATAAATTTTTTAAAAGAGCTTTCTAAAAAAGTAAGATAA
- the arsA gene encoding arsenical pump-driving ATPase — protein MKNLIEKIPQFLFFTGKGGVGKTSMSCAISLALAKEGKKVLLISTDPASNLDEVLETKLKSIPTKINGVENLEAMNINPVVAAHEYKEKMVAPFRGVLPQSAIEQMEEQLSGACTVEIAGFNEFSKYVGDIDISKNYEHIILDTAPTGHTLRLLKLPSAWNSFIEDNSTGSSCLGAVSGLSHNKKLYENVVENLKNADKTLLILVSRAEELSLIEASKASHELANQGIKNQHLIINGVFRANDEDEIAKSFEKKSKKALENLDEIISNLAKTTIGFYPNGAVGLEALNNIIDNITPKEYSDVKEQLQNSLKTILEDIYSWDSLIEDFENDKNGLIMTMGKGGVGKTTIASNIALELAKRGHKIVLSTTDPASHLEYVSKTNENLTIEKIDPKIETQKHVDEVIALNEGKISNEDMALLKEELSAPCIEEIAVFKAFAKTVSKAKNSFVVLDTAPTGHTLLLLDASQAYHKEVLKNKNDALEEDLIELLPRIKDEKYTKILLVTLPEATPTHEAKDLQEDLKRAGIKPYAWVINRSFALTNSSNNLLCQKALNEIKYIKEIKESLSFKTLIKAWDKN, from the coding sequence ATGAAAAATTTAATAGAAAAAATACCACAATTCCTCTTTTTTACAGGAAAAGGAGGAGTTGGTAAAACTTCCATGTCTTGTGCTATTTCTCTTGCTCTTGCAAAAGAAGGTAAAAAAGTATTACTTATTTCAACTGATCCGGCTTCAAATTTGGATGAAGTTTTAGAAACTAAACTAAAAAGTATACCAACGAAAATAAATGGTGTTGAAAATCTTGAAGCAATGAATATAAATCCAGTAGTTGCAGCACATGAATACAAAGAGAAAATGGTAGCTCCATTTAGAGGAGTTTTACCACAAAGTGCCATTGAGCAAATGGAAGAGCAACTAAGCGGTGCTTGTACGGTTGAAATTGCAGGATTTAATGAATTTTCAAAATATGTTGGTGATATTGATATTTCAAAGAATTATGAGCATATTATTTTAGATACTGCACCAACAGGGCATACTCTAAGACTTCTAAAACTTCCAAGTGCTTGGAATAGTTTTATAGAAGATAATAGTACTGGAAGTTCATGTTTGGGTGCAGTTTCAGGTTTAAGTCATAATAAAAAACTTTATGAAAATGTGGTGGAAAATCTAAAAAATGCAGATAAAACCTTATTGATTTTAGTTTCAAGGGCTGAAGAATTGTCATTAATAGAAGCCTCAAAAGCTTCACATGAGTTAGCAAATCAAGGAATAAAAAATCAACATTTAATTATAAATGGAGTTTTTAGAGCAAATGATGAAGATGAAATTGCAAAAAGTTTTGAAAAAAAATCAAAAAAAGCTTTAGAAAATCTTGATGAAATAATATCAAATCTAGCAAAAACAACTATTGGTTTTTATCCAAATGGTGCAGTTGGGCTTGAAGCTTTAAATAATATAATAGATAATATCACTCCAAAAGAGTATTCAGATGTAAAAGAACAATTGCAAAACTCTTTAAAAACTATTTTAGAAGATATATATTCTTGGGATAGTTTAATAGAAGATTTTGAAAATGATAAAAATGGTTTGATTATGACTATGGGAAAAGGTGGAGTTGGGAAAACTACAATTGCTTCAAATATTGCTTTAGAATTAGCAAAAAGAGGGCATAAAATTGTACTTTCTACTACAGATCCAGCCTCACATTTAGAGTATGTTTCTAAAACAAATGAAAATCTTACAATTGAAAAAATTGATCCAAAAATTGAGACACAAAAACATGTAGATGAAGTAATTGCTCTAAATGAAGGAAAAATTTCAAATGAAGATATGGCTCTTTTAAAAGAGGAGTTAAGTGCTCCATGTATTGAAGAAATAGCTGTATTTAAAGCTTTTGCAAAAACTGTATCTAAAGCAAAGAATAGTTTTGTAGTCCTTGATACCGCACCAACAGGTCATACTTTACTTTTACTTGATGCATCACAAGCTTATCATAAAGAAGTTTTAAAAAATAAGAATGATGCTTTAGAAGAGGATTTAATTGAACTTTTACCTAGAATAAAAGATGAAAAATATACTAAGATTTTATTAGTTACTCTACCAGAAGCCACACCAACACATGAAGCAAAAGATTTGCAAGAAGATTTAAAAAGAGCGGGAATAAAACCTTACGCTTGGGTAATTAATAGAAGTTTTGCTCTAACAAATAGTTCAAATAATTTACTTTGTCAAAAAGCATTAAATGAGATCAAATATATTAAAGAGATAAAAGAGAGTTTAAGCTTTAAGACTTTGATTAAAGCCTGGGATAAAAATTAA
- the arsD gene encoding arsenite efflux transporter metallochaperone ArsD, giving the protein MKILKIYDPAMCCPTGVCGTSVDTKLVQLANFINSLDKTKFKVKRFGLSTEPSEYVSNKEVARLLNEKGVEVLPLIFLDEELLFEGDYPSVPSLSSKMGLGSFVAKF; this is encoded by the coding sequence ATGAAAATTTTAAAAATTTATGACCCTGCTATGTGTTGTCCTACAGGTGTTTGTGGAACAAGTGTAGATACAAAACTAGTGCAATTAGCTAACTTTATAAATAGTTTAGATAAAACTAAATTTAAAGTAAAAAGATTTGGCTTAAGTACAGAGCCAAGTGAATATGTATCAAATAAGGAAGTAGCAAGATTACTAAATGAAAAGGGTGTTGAAGTTTTACCTTTAATATTTTTGGATGAGGAACTTTTATTTGAAGGTGACTATCCAAGTGTTCCAAGCCTTAGTTCAAAAATGGGTTTAGGCTCTTTTGTAGCAAAATTTTAA
- a CDS encoding arsenate reductase ArsC gives MKKVLILCTGNSCRSIIAEALINAKLDGISADSSGVKASGRVNPNAQKLLEEKGIWKSEYHSKTIDKVIDNAYDLVVTVCDHANETCPMFPKAVKVIHVGFEDPDGKGFEAFEDTYKEIEEVLLPKVANAVLSLDDDKNFL, from the coding sequence ATGAAAAAAGTTTTAATTTTATGTACAGGAAATTCTTGTAGAAGTATTATTGCAGAAGCATTAATTAATGCAAAATTAGATGGAATCAGTGCTGATAGTAGTGGAGTAAAAGCAAGTGGAAGAGTAAATCCAAATGCTCAAAAATTACTTGAAGAAAAAGGAATTTGGAAAAGTGAATATCATTCAAAAACTATTGATAAAGTAATAGATAATGCTTATGATTTAGTAGTAACTGTGTGTGACCATGCAAATGAAACTTGTCCTATGTTTCCAAAAGCAGTGAAAGTTATTCACGTAGGATTTGAAGATCCAGATGGAAAAGGTTTTGAAGCATTTGAAGATACTTATAAAGAGATTGAAGAAGTATTACTTCCAAAAGTAGCAAATGCGGTTTTATCATTGGATGATGATAAAAACTTTCTGTGA
- a CDS encoding arsenate reductase ArsC, whose protein sequence is MKTKVLFICSHNTTRSQMAQALLSKYGGEDFEVLSAGVNAGVLNPMAVEVILESENMDISSYTTNSVIEYFKQGLHFHYVITVCDEAKKEACPIFPGLDGVLHWNISSPACDGNYEEKKAKVIQSKDELKVNVLQFAELVKEQHIKSGFPESWHVNQ, encoded by the coding sequence TTGAAAACTAAGGTTTTATTTATATGTAGTCACAACACGACAAGAAGCCAAATGGCTCAAGCTTTATTATCAAAATATGGTGGAGAGGATTTTGAGGTTTTAAGTGCAGGTGTAAATGCAGGGGTTTTAAACCCAATGGCTGTTGAAGTAATACTTGAATCTGAAAATATGGATATATCATCATATACTACAAATAGTGTAATAGAATATTTTAAACAAGGATTACATTTTCATTATGTAATAACTGTTTGTGACGAAGCGAAAAAAGAGGCTTGTCCAATTTTTCCTGGTCTTGATGGAGTTTTACATTGGAATATTTCAAGTCCAGCATGTGATGGGAATTATGAAGAGAAAAAAGCAAAAGTTATCCAGTCAAAAGATGAGTTAAAAGTAAATGTTTTACAGTTTGCAGAGCTTGTAAAAGAACAACATATAAAATCTGGATTTCCAGAATCATGGCATGTAAATCAATAA